The proteins below come from a single Macaca fascicularis isolate 582-1 chromosome 9, T2T-MFA8v1.1 genomic window:
- the CDNF gene encoding cerebral dopamine neurotrophic factor isoform X2, with translation MWCASPVAVVAFCAGLWVSHPVLAQGQEAGGRPGADCEVCKEFLNRFYKSLIDRGVNFSLDTIEKELISFCLDTKGKENRLCYYLGATKDAATKILSEVTRPMSVHMPAMKICEKLKKLDSQI, from the exons ATGTGGTGCGCGAGCCCAGTTGCCGTGGTGGCCTTTTGCGCCGGGCTTTGGGTCTCTCACCCGGTGCTGGCGCAGGGCCAGGAGGCTGGGGGGCGACCGGGGGCCGACTGTGAAG TATGTAAAGAATTCTTGAACCGATTCTACAAGTCATTGATAGACAGAGGAGTTAACTTTTCACTGGACACAATAGAGAAAGAATTGATCAGCTTTTGCTTGGataccaaaggaaaagaaaaccgcCTG TGCTATTATCTAGGAGCCACAAAAGACGCAGCCACGAAGATCCTAAGTGAAGTCACACGCCCAATGAGTGTGCATATGCCTGCAATGAAGATTTGTGAGAAGCTGAAGAAGTTGGATAGCCAGATCT